In the Clostridium beijerinckii genome, one interval contains:
- a CDS encoding lactonase family protein, whose protein sequence is MVLKENISVGFIGTYTKNESKGIYRINFDTISGNIENINLAYNIENPTYLTLDRERHILYSTCKVKEKAGVSSFKYWKEDNKLHLINSNLSEEKPPCHVSLNNSHEILISSNYHENKMFVYKTLDGLILNSPMLGSHSGSSVNQLRQEKPHIHCSMFTNDEKYILSIDLGIDKMIVSSIKDGKLYQNENLSYTFPAGTGPRHITYANGKHYYYVLSELTSEIFVFDYKAKSNIAFENIQTLSSLPKDYKGTKSGSAIRIHKNNKFLYTSDRGNNSLSLFHINSDNGKLKYIDTISCNGDSPRDFQLDPSGKFLLCANENSDNISIFSINSITGELTFIKSENIPTPTCIEFI, encoded by the coding sequence ATGGTACTAAAAGAAAATATTTCAGTTGGATTTATTGGAACTTATACCAAAAATGAAAGTAAAGGAATCTATAGAATTAATTTTGATACAATTTCAGGTAATATTGAAAATATCAACTTAGCTTACAATATAGAGAATCCTACATATCTAACTCTAGATAGAGAACGACACATTCTTTACTCAACATGTAAAGTTAAAGAAAAAGCTGGGGTATCTTCATTTAAATATTGGAAAGAAGATAATAAACTACACTTAATAAACTCAAATCTTTCAGAAGAAAAACCACCTTGTCATGTAAGTCTAAATAACAGTCATGAGATTTTAATTTCTTCAAACTATCATGAAAACAAGATGTTTGTCTACAAAACTTTAGATGGCTTGATTTTAAATTCTCCTATGCTTGGAAGTCATAGTGGGTCTAGTGTAAATCAATTAAGGCAGGAAAAACCTCATATTCATTGCTCAATGTTTACTAATGATGAGAAATATATTTTATCTATTGATTTAGGGATTGATAAAATGATAGTTTCTTCAATAAAAGATGGGAAACTATATCAGAATGAAAATTTAAGCTATACATTCCCTGCCGGCACAGGGCCAAGACATATTACTTATGCTAATGGAAAACACTATTACTACGTTTTAAGTGAGTTAACTTCTGAAATATTTGTTTTTGATTATAAAGCAAAATCAAATATTGCTTTTGAAAATATTCAAACTTTAAGTTCATTACCAAAGGACTACAAAGGGACAAAATCTGGTTCCGCAATTCGTATACACAAGAATAATAAATTTCTCTATACTTCGGATAGAGGAAATAATTCTTTAAGTTTATTCCATATAAATTCAGATAATGGAAAGCTAAAGTATATCGACACTATTTCTTGTAATGGTGATTCTCCTAGAGATTTTCAATTGGATCCATCTGGTAAATTCCTACTTTGTGCTAATGAAAATTCTGATAATATATCTATATTTTCTATTAATTCAATAACAGGAGAATTAACTTTTATAAAATCTGAAAACATCCCAACTCCAACATGTATAGAATTTATTTAG
- the metA gene encoding homoserine O-acetyltransferase MetA, translated as MPIKIPIELPAFQVLSDENIFVMNNERANTQDIRPLKIAILNLMPKKIVTENQLLRYLSNTPLQVEVSLIQTKSYTSHNTPPEHLNKFYSYFDDIKQEKFDGLIITGAPVEQMAFEEVTYWKELTEIMEWSKTHVFSTFYICWGAQAGLYYHYDIPKYDLDEKMFGVFSHWVNDEKADLTRGLDDVFYAPHSRHTEVKREDIEKVSNLEILSESEEAGVFIVATKDRRNVFVTGHMEYDRNTLMDEYIRDKEKGDEIALPKNYFKNDDINQKPLYTWRGPASIVFGNWLNYCVYQNTPFDLNTL; from the coding sequence ATGCCAATAAAAATTCCTATAGAATTGCCTGCATTTCAGGTTTTATCTGATGAAAACATATTCGTAATGAATAATGAGAGGGCTAATACTCAAGATATCAGACCGCTAAAAATAGCAATTCTTAATTTAATGCCAAAAAAAATAGTAACAGAAAATCAATTATTAAGATATTTATCTAACACGCCACTACAAGTGGAGGTAAGTCTAATACAGACTAAAAGTTATACTTCACACAATACACCACCGGAGCATCTAAATAAATTTTATAGCTATTTTGATGATATAAAGCAAGAAAAATTTGATGGACTTATAATAACTGGAGCTCCAGTTGAACAAATGGCTTTTGAAGAGGTTACATACTGGAAAGAACTTACTGAAATAATGGAATGGAGTAAGACTCATGTATTTTCAACATTCTATATTTGTTGGGGGGCACAGGCAGGTCTATATTATCACTATGATATACCTAAATATGACTTAGATGAAAAAATGTTTGGTGTGTTCTCACATTGGGTTAATGATGAGAAAGCTGATTTGACAAGAGGATTAGATGATGTATTTTATGCACCTCACTCTAGACATACTGAAGTCAAGCGTGAAGATATAGAGAAAGTTTCAAATCTTGAAATTTTATCCGAATCGGAGGAAGCTGGAGTATTTATAGTTGCAACAAAAGATAGGAGAAATGTGTTTGTAACTGGACATATGGAATATGATAGAAATACATTGATGGATGAGTATATAAGAGATAAAGAAAAAGGCGATGAAATAGCTTTACCTAAAAATTATTTTAAAAATGATGATATAAATCAAAAACCGTTGTACACATGGAGAGGTCCTGCTAGCATAGTTTTTGGAAATTGGCTAAATTATTGCGTATACCAAAATACACCTTTTGATCTTAATACTCTTTAG
- a CDS encoding DUF2238 domain-containing protein, whose translation MKEKNFHLILLISISAILVASGINPHDKFTWVLEVLPAVIGVMVLITTYNKFVFTNLTYTLIWFHAVILIVGGRYTYAEMPLFNWLRDTFDLSRNYYDRLGHFAQGFIPAIIIREIFIRNKIVKNIAWTNFITISICLAISASYEIIEFIVALITGESATAFLGTQGDIWDTQWDMIFALLGSMVSVLTLGKYHENLLKKKQ comes from the coding sequence ATGAAGGAAAAGAATTTTCATTTAATATTATTAATAAGTATATCTGCAATTTTAGTTGCATCGGGAATAAATCCTCATGATAAATTTACATGGGTATTAGAGGTTCTTCCGGCAGTGATAGGAGTTATGGTCTTAATAACTACTTATAATAAATTCGTATTTACTAACTTAACTTATACTCTTATTTGGTTTCATGCAGTTATATTAATAGTGGGGGGCCGTTATACATATGCAGAAATGCCTTTATTTAATTGGCTAAGAGATACTTTCGACTTGAGTAGAAATTACTATGATAGGCTTGGGCATTTTGCACAAGGATTTATACCAGCAATAATTATTAGAGAAATTTTCATAAGAAACAAAATTGTTAAAAATATAGCATGGACAAATTTTATTACAATATCAATTTGTCTTGCTATTAGTGCTTCTTATGAAATAATAGAATTTATTGTAGCATTAATTACTGGTGAAAGTGCAACTGCTTTTTTAGGAACTCAAGGAGATATTTGGGATACTCAGTGGGATATGATCTTTGCGCTTCTAGGCTCAATGGTTTCAGTATTAACGCTGGGAAAATATCATGAGAATTTATTAAAGAAAAAGCAATAA
- a CDS encoding DUF1294 domain-containing protein, with protein sequence MLKVVFTYLLIINLLGFLIMLIDKQRAIHKEWRIPEKTLIGISIFGGSIGMLIGMSSFRHKTKHKKFTIGVPFILLMQIFLTVLYLNY encoded by the coding sequence ATGTTAAAAGTCGTATTTACATATTTATTAATTATTAACCTTCTAGGATTTCTTATTATGCTTATAGACAAACAAAGAGCTATTCATAAAGAATGGAGAATACCTGAAAAAACACTCATTGGTATCTCTATTTTTGGAGGATCTATTGGCATGCTTATTGGAATGTCTAGTTTTAGGCATAAAACAAAGCATAAGAAGTTTACAATTGGAGTTCCATTCATACTTCTTATGCAAATTTTCCTAACTGTACTATATTTAAATTATTAA
- a CDS encoding undecaprenyl diphosphate synthase family protein: MRIPKHIGIIPDGNRRWALSNSLSKDKGYDHGINPGLEVFKLCQKENIQEVTFYGFTIDNTKRPSEQKVAFTKACIDSVMLLTKEDCEILVLGNTESSCFPKELLPFTKRKKFGLGGIKANFLINYGWEWDLNLLKSADISKKHIQPYLQSKDISRIDLIIRWGGRRRLSGLLPVQSVYSDFYVLDNYWPDFRKDDFYDALSWYNEQDVTLGG, from the coding sequence ATGCGAATCCCGAAACACATAGGCATCATTCCTGATGGAAATAGACGTTGGGCTTTATCTAACTCATTAAGCAAAGATAAGGGATATGATCACGGAATAAATCCAGGACTTGAGGTCTTTAAATTATGCCAAAAAGAAAATATTCAGGAAGTAACCTTTTATGGATTCACAATTGATAATACCAAACGTCCCAGCGAGCAAAAAGTAGCGTTTACTAAAGCTTGCATTGATTCTGTTATGCTTTTGACGAAAGAAGATTGCGAAATATTAGTCTTAGGTAATACTGAGTCTAGCTGCTTTCCAAAGGAACTATTACCATTCACTAAAAGAAAAAAATTTGGTTTAGGCGGAATAAAGGCAAACTTTTTAATCAATTATGGTTGGGAATGGGATTTAAATTTACTAAAAAGTGCAGATATTTCAAAAAAGCATATTCAACCATATTTACAATCAAAAGATATTTCTAGAATAGATCTTATAATTAGATGGGGTGGGCGAAGAAGATTAAGCGGCTTATTGCCAGTTCAATCAGTTTACTCAGATTTTTATGTTTTAGATAATTACTGGCCTGATTTTAGGAAAGACGACTTTTATGATGCTTTATCTTGGTACAATGAGCAAGATGTAACTTTAGGCGGCTAA
- the hemA gene encoding glutamyl-tRNA reductase, with protein MIGLIGIRKNTPLEIREKFIVKSKKYNEYFKELLKELNEVVILATCNRTEIYFNASLNEEELLKKIFDIFNWDYEYKKYVFITSSKDAYRHLFEVCSGFHSKILGEDQILGQVKDAYEEALEFKAVSLELHRLFQEAITCGKRFRKEAKLFEIPVSSSSIVVSESIKRECTKFMVLGYGEVGQLVMKYLLSHKIQTVYLVVRNPKIKDEIQDERVKVITFEEKNKYINSIECIISCTSAPHPVVKTEDISESGNRLVIYDLSVPRDVEKEVALLYRTEVYNIDTISRIDDANKKLRKDKMEENRHIMNKYLKEYDEWLKLRSISHVIKNLKTVGNNVYEKRVQTFSHKSKDKNNIALAHKLIKSTSDFYINRAIEVIKEETLKGCGEEWIGIIEKIFMTKE; from the coding sequence GTGATAGGCTTAATAGGCATAAGAAAAAATACTCCATTGGAAATTAGAGAAAAATTTATAGTTAAGTCTAAAAAATATAACGAGTATTTTAAGGAATTATTAAAGGAGCTGAATGAAGTAGTTATTTTAGCTACATGTAATAGAACAGAAATTTATTTTAATGCTTCTTTAAATGAAGAAGAATTATTAAAAAAGATTTTTGATATTTTTAATTGGGATTATGAATATAAAAAATATGTTTTTATAACTAGTAGTAAGGATGCTTATAGGCATTTGTTTGAAGTTTGCTCCGGATTTCATTCGAAAATATTAGGAGAGGATCAAATTCTAGGGCAAGTTAAGGATGCTTATGAAGAAGCTTTAGAATTTAAAGCTGTTTCATTGGAATTGCATAGATTATTTCAGGAAGCTATTACTTGTGGAAAGCGATTCAGAAAAGAAGCTAAGTTATTTGAAATACCAGTATCATCTTCTTCGATAGTGGTTAGCGAATCTATTAAGCGTGAATGTACTAAATTTATGGTTTTAGGTTATGGGGAAGTTGGACAGCTTGTAATGAAATATTTGCTTTCACATAAAATCCAAACTGTCTACTTGGTTGTTAGAAATCCTAAAATAAAAGATGAAATACAGGATGAACGAGTAAAAGTAATTACTTTTGAAGAAAAGAATAAATATATTAATAGTATAGAATGTATAATAAGTTGTACTTCAGCACCACATCCAGTTGTAAAAACAGAAGATATTAGTGAAAGCGGAAATAGGTTAGTAATATATGATTTATCAGTTCCAAGAGATGTGGAAAAAGAGGTGGCGTTATTATATAGGACTGAGGTTTATAATATTGATACAATAAGCCGTATAGATGATGCAAATAAAAAATTAAGAAAAGACAAGATGGAAGAAAATAGACATATAATGAATAAATACCTAAAGGAATACGATGAATGGTTAAAATTAAGAAGTATTTCTCATGTAATCAAAAACTTAAAAACTGTTGGAAATAATGTTTACGAGAAAAGAGTTCAAACTTTTTCACATAAAAGCAAAGATAAAAATAATATTGCTTTAGCACATAAATTAATTAAAAGTACATCTGATTTTTACATAAATAGGGCAATTGAAGTTATTAAAGAAGAGACTCTAAAGGGATGTGGTGAAGAATGGATAGGGATAATAGAGAAAATATTTATGACCAAGGAATAG
- a CDS encoding NAD(P)-dependent oxidoreductase, whose translation MDRDNRENIYDQGIEYSYISLISKKLRVGIVGGGKAGTIKARHFVKNKCCVEVISKTFDGELIELSKEFSEILKLKNEDLSYEFLRDKHLIIIALDDENLKNIVKKYCEENYKIYIDSSDFISGMGVVPIQRSTENVVFALNTNYGNPKGAVLLSNKVEKTIKEYDEFIRYIGLIRNKAKSFPEFKMQITSFIGNDEFKKSFDNGEAEKALRSRFSKEIVDYLIKF comes from the coding sequence ATGGATAGGGATAATAGAGAAAATATTTATGACCAAGGAATAGAGTATTCTTATATTTCATTAATTTCTAAAAAACTAAGAGTTGGAATAGTTGGCGGAGGTAAAGCAGGAACAATAAAAGCAAGACATTTTGTAAAAAATAAATGCTGTGTTGAGGTAATCTCTAAAACTTTTGATGGAGAATTAATAGAACTTTCCAAAGAATTTTCAGAAATACTTAAACTTAAAAATGAAGATTTAAGCTATGAATTTTTAAGAGATAAGCACCTTATAATTATTGCATTAGATGATGAAAACTTAAAAAACATAGTGAAGAAATACTGTGAAGAGAATTATAAGATATATATAGATTCATCTGATTTTATAAGTGGAATGGGAGTTGTTCCGATTCAAAGAAGTACAGAAAATGTAGTATTTGCTTTAAACACTAATTATGGAAATCCCAAAGGGGCAGTTTTACTTTCTAACAAAGTAGAAAAGACTATAAAAGAATATGATGAATTTATTAGATATATAGGATTAATACGAAACAAAGCAAAGTCATTTCCAGAGTTTAAAATGCAAATAACTTCGTTTATTGGGAATGATGAATTTAAAAAATCTTTTGATAATGGTGAAGCAGAAAAAGCATTAAGAAGCAGGTTTTCAAAGGAAATTGTAGATTATTTAATTAAATTTTAA
- the hemC gene encoding hydroxymethylbilane synthase, with amino-acid sequence MDKLTIATRKSKLAQTQTEIIMRSLKDKFNIDSEKMLIVTEGDRKLDVSLAKIGGKGLFVKDIEIALLEKRADGAVHSMKDVPYELSHEFEIAAITEREDIRDVLISKDNISFKELRKGAIIGTSSIRRACQLKLMRNDLEIVPIRGNVQTRLEKMKSQNLDGIILASAGLKRLNEEDIITEYFDPKVFIPAVAQGALGIECLKNSSAKEYFEKLENSNAKLTVEAERSFMRMLNGDCHSLIGAYSEIQGNDLYMIGIYDIGGRIVKKDILGDKNNHIELGRKLANKILEI; translated from the coding sequence ATGGATAAATTGACTATAGCAACAAGAAAAAGTAAATTAGCACAAACGCAAACAGAAATAATAATGAGAAGTTTAAAGGATAAATTTAATATAGATAGTGAAAAAATGCTTATTGTTACTGAAGGCGATAGAAAATTAGATGTTTCTTTGGCAAAGATAGGCGGAAAGGGATTATTTGTAAAAGATATAGAAATTGCACTTTTAGAAAAAAGAGCTGATGGGGCAGTTCATAGTATGAAGGATGTACCTTATGAATTGAGTCATGAATTTGAAATAGCGGCTATAACAGAAAGAGAAGATATAAGGGATGTATTAATTTCTAAAGATAATATATCATTTAAAGAGCTTAGAAAAGGTGCAATAATCGGAACTAGCAGTATAAGAAGAGCTTGTCAGTTAAAACTTATGAGAAATGACTTGGAGATAGTCCCAATTAGAGGAAATGTTCAAACTAGATTAGAGAAAATGAAAAGTCAGAATTTAGATGGAATCATACTAGCTTCGGCAGGATTAAAAAGATTAAATGAAGAAGATATAATCACTGAATATTTTGATCCTAAAGTATTTATACCAGCAGTGGCTCAAGGAGCTTTGGGAATAGAATGTTTAAAAAATAGCAGTGCTAAGGAATATTTTGAAAAGCTAGAGAATTCAAATGCTAAGCTAACAGTTGAGGCTGAACGAAGCTTTATGAGAATGCTAAATGGTGATTGTCATAGCCTTATTGGAGCTTATTCTGAAATTCAGGGTAATGATTTATATATGATTGGTATATATGACATAGGCGGAAGAATAGTTAAAAAAGATATTTTAGGAGATAAAAATAATCATATTGAATTAGGAAGAAAATTGGCAAATAAGATATTAGAGATATAG
- the cobA gene encoding uroporphyrinogen-III C-methyltransferase yields MSKVYIIGTGPGDEELLTLKAVKVLKRCTAVLYDRLVSNNVLNYLEPNCEIYYCGKEPGAHSKTQEEINELLVKLAKEGHTVGRIKGGDPYVFGRGGEEVLALVNENIDFEVIPGVTSPIAVLNYAGIPITHRKIAQSFHVITGKSAQDLNVNFKALAKEEGTLVFMMGLSNLDNIVEELINNGKEPTFPCAVVMRGTSAKQKKVVGTLENISQKVKDAKLQSPCIIVVGEVVNLNKDLNWYENKPLFGKNICITRSRRQSEKLKNKLVDLGAEVTSFNSIKIESSAENLNDYIEKIENYDHIVFTSVNSVEIFFDYLIEKDYDIRRIKAKISAIGAATANSLKQRGIICFAKAREFVGEGLVSILKPHLKDNQTLLLPCSAKSRKYIYEELTNCGASVDKVYIYDTVCGSVVNKRSFDEVDIVFFTSPSTVENMIDMLGIEEIKKKQVIAIGPKTNEPLEKYGIKAYVCKEHSEEGFLKEIENLLQ; encoded by the coding sequence ATGAGTAAAGTATATATAATAGGTACAGGTCCTGGAGATGAAGAGTTATTAACATTAAAGGCTGTCAAGGTATTAAAAAGATGTACTGCTGTTCTTTATGATAGATTGGTTTCAAATAATGTTTTGAATTATCTAGAACCAAATTGTGAAATTTATTATTGTGGAAAGGAACCAGGAGCTCATTCAAAAACCCAAGAAGAGATTAATGAACTTTTAGTTAAGCTTGCAAAAGAGGGGCATACAGTTGGAAGAATTAAAGGTGGAGACCCCTATGTTTTTGGAAGAGGCGGAGAAGAGGTATTGGCTTTAGTTAATGAAAATATAGACTTTGAGGTAATACCAGGGGTAACATCTCCTATTGCAGTTTTAAATTATGCGGGAATCCCAATAACTCACAGAAAGATAGCACAAAGTTTTCATGTTATAACAGGAAAATCTGCGCAAGATTTAAATGTGAATTTTAAGGCATTAGCTAAAGAAGAAGGCACATTAGTATTTATGATGGGATTAAGCAATTTAGATAATATAGTGGAGGAGCTTATTAATAATGGAAAAGAACCAACGTTTCCATGTGCGGTAGTGATGAGAGGAACTTCAGCTAAGCAAAAAAAGGTAGTAGGAACGCTTGAGAATATTTCACAAAAAGTAAAAGATGCTAAATTACAATCTCCATGTATAATTGTTGTTGGTGAAGTTGTAAATTTAAATAAAGATTTGAACTGGTATGAAAATAAACCTTTGTTTGGAAAGAATATATGTATTACAAGATCAAGGAGACAATCTGAGAAATTAAAAAATAAATTAGTTGACTTAGGAGCGGAAGTTACAAGTTTTAATTCTATTAAGATAGAAAGCAGTGCGGAAAACTTAAATGATTATATAGAGAAGATAGAAAATTATGATCATATAGTATTTACTTCAGTTAATAGTGTAGAAATATTTTTTGATTATCTTATTGAAAAAGATTATGATATAAGAAGAATTAAAGCTAAAATATCCGCAATAGGCGCTGCTACTGCAAATTCTTTAAAACAAAGAGGAATTATCTGTTTTGCAAAGGCCAGAGAATTTGTTGGTGAAGGTTTAGTGAGCATATTAAAACCTCATTTGAAAGATAACCAAACTCTACTTTTGCCGTGTTCTGCAAAAAGTAGGAAATATATTTATGAAGAACTAACAAATTGTGGTGCAAGTGTAGATAAAGTATATATATATGATACGGTTTGTGGATCAGTAGTTAATAAGAGATCTTTTGATGAAGTTGACATAGTATTCTTCACAAGTCCGTCAACAGTTGAAAACATGATTGATATGTTAGGGATTGAGGAAATTAAGAAAAAGCAGGTTATAGCTATAGGACCAAAGACTAATGAACCTTTAGAAAAGTATGGAATAAAAGCATACGTATGTAAAGAACACTCAGAGGAAGGATTTCTAAAAGAGATAGAAAATTTACTGCAATAG
- the hemB gene encoding porphobilinogen synthase, with amino-acid sequence MIKRGRRLRVNAAIRDMVRETSLNSKDFIYPIFVVEGDNIKNEISSLPGVYHYSVDRLYEVVEEVREANISGVLLFGIPNHKDECGSESYNDNGIVQQAIREIKKLDKELLIITDVCMCEYTSHGHCGIIHDEYVDNDETLEYLSKIAVSHAKAGADIIAPSDMMDGRIGSLRSALDENNFKNVSIMSYSAKYCSAFYGPFRDAANSAPQFGDRKTYQMDPGNRMEAIRETQMDVEEGADFIMVKPALSYLDIIRDCKENFNLPLVAYNVSGEYAMIKAAGKLGVIDEERVMMETLTSIKRAGADIIITYHALEAAKVLRR; translated from the coding sequence ATGATTAAAAGAGGTAGAAGACTTAGAGTTAATGCTGCCATTAGAGATATGGTTAGAGAAACAAGTTTAAATTCAAAGGATTTTATTTATCCTATTTTTGTTGTTGAGGGAGATAATATAAAAAATGAAATTTCATCATTGCCAGGTGTTTATCATTATTCAGTTGATAGGCTGTATGAAGTAGTTGAAGAAGTTAGAGAAGCTAATATTTCTGGAGTATTACTTTTTGGAATTCCAAACCATAAAGATGAGTGTGGTTCTGAAAGTTATAATGATAATGGAATTGTTCAACAGGCAATAAGAGAAATAAAGAAGCTTGATAAAGAATTGCTTATTATTACTGATGTCTGCATGTGTGAATATACTTCACATGGACATTGTGGAATAATTCATGATGAATATGTAGACAATGATGAAACATTAGAATATTTAAGTAAAATAGCAGTATCACATGCGAAGGCAGGTGCAGATATTATAGCTCCTTCAGATATGATGGATGGAAGAATTGGATCATTAAGAAGTGCATTAGATGAGAATAACTTTAAGAATGTTAGTATAATGAGTTATTCTGCGAAATATTGCTCGGCTTTTTATGGACCGTTCAGAGATGCTGCAAATTCAGCACCACAATTTGGAGATAGAAAGACATATCAAATGGATCCAGGAAATAGAATGGAAGCCATTCGTGAAACGCAAATGGATGTAGAAGAAGGAGCAGATTTCATTATGGTTAAGCCGGCACTTTCTTACCTAGACATAATAAGAGATTGTAAAGAAAATTTCAATCTTCCTCTTGTGGCTTATAATGTAAGTGGTGAGTATGCTATGATTAAAGCAGCTGGAAAGCTTGGCGTTATTGATGAAGAAAGAGTAATGATGGAAACTTTAACATCGATTAAGAGAGCAGGAGCAGATATAATTATTACTTATCATGCATTAGAGGCAGCAAAAGTTCTAAGAAGATAA
- the hemL gene encoding glutamate-1-semialdehyde 2,1-aminomutase, protein MKNVDIFKESEEYMPGGVNSPVRAFKGVNLNPPIIKSGKGVIIKDEEDNEYIDFVLAWGPLILGHCDDDVVEAIKEVSSMALAFGAPTKLELDLAKFICTNLDNVEMIRMVNSGTEATMSAVKLARGYTKRKRIVKFAGCYHGHFDGFLIEAGSGVMTGGIPGSLGVPNESIENTLIGIYNDKEQITELFKKYGNEIAGVIIEPVAGNMGVIKSENDFMETLRDLCNQYGSLLIFDEVMSGFRVAFKGAQSLFNVKPDLVTYAKIMGGGLPCGAYGGRKEIMKNLSPLGGVYQAGTMSGNPIVMAAGIATLNKLKNNQNYYDHIENIGARLEEGIINISKKYDLPVVMNRVGGMMTLFFNDLKEVRTYDDVKKCDVNRFNRYFEHMLKSGFNLPPSQFEALFLSVQHKESHIDAFLKAFEEFASNENKMSL, encoded by the coding sequence TTGAAAAACGTTGATATATTTAAAGAATCAGAGGAATACATGCCTGGTGGAGTTAACAGTCCGGTTAGAGCCTTTAAGGGAGTTAATTTAAATCCGCCTATTATAAAAAGCGGTAAAGGCGTAATAATCAAAGATGAGGAAGATAATGAATATATAGATTTCGTATTAGCCTGGGGACCATTAATTCTAGGACATTGCGACGATGATGTTGTAGAAGCTATTAAGGAAGTTAGTTCAATGGCATTGGCTTTTGGAGCACCAACAAAATTAGAATTAGATTTAGCAAAATTTATATGCACTAATCTGGATAATGTTGAGATGATTAGAATGGTCAATTCGGGAACAGAAGCTACTATGAGTGCAGTTAAACTTGCAAGAGGATACACAAAGAGAAAAAGAATTGTTAAGTTTGCAGGATGTTATCATGGACATTTTGATGGTTTTTTAATTGAAGCTGGATCAGGAGTGATGACAGGAGGAATACCAGGTTCACTTGGTGTACCTAATGAAAGCATAGAAAATACGTTAATTGGTATATATAATGATAAGGAACAAATTACAGAATTATTTAAAAAATATGGTAATGAAATTGCGGGAGTTATTATTGAGCCGGTAGCTGGAAATATGGGAGTAATAAAGTCAGAAAATGATTTTATGGAAACTCTAAGAGATCTTTGTAATCAATATGGTTCACTACTAATATTTGATGAAGTAATGAGTGGATTTAGAGTAGCATTTAAAGGAGCACAATCACTATTTAACGTTAAGCCAGATTTGGTTACTTATGCTAAGATTATGGGTGGCGGACTTCCATGTGGTGCATATGGTGGAAGAAAAGAAATAATGAAGAATCTATCCCCTTTAGGCGGAGTTTATCAAGCTGGAACTATGTCAGGAAATCCAATTGTTATGGCAGCAGGTATAGCAACTTTAAATAAGTTAAAAAATAATCAGAATTATTATGATCACATCGAAAATATAGGAGCTAGACTTGAAGAAGGTATAATAAATATATCAAAAAAATATGATCTTCCGGTTGTAATGAATAGAGTTGGAGGAATGATGACTTTATTCTTTAATGATTTAAAAGAAGTTAGAACTTATGATGATGTTAAGAAATGTGATGTGAATAGATTTAATAGATATTTTGAACATATGTTAAAATCAGGATTTAATTTACCTCCGTCACAATTTGAAGCATTATTTTTAAGTGTACAACATAAAGAAAGTCATATAGATGCTTTCTTAAAAGCATTTGAAGAGTTTGCATCAAATGAAAATAAAATGAGTTTATAA